Genomic segment of Rhodocaloribacter litoris:
CGGGGCCGAGCGCACGCCGGAGGTGTTTCTGTTCGACGGCACCCTGACGCTCGTCTACGAGGGCGCCATCGACGACAGCCCCCGCGATCCGGAGGCGGTGCAGCAGCCCTACCTGCTCGACGCTCTCCATGCCCTGGCCGAGGGCCGTCCCGTCCCCGCCGCGTCGACGCGGTCCATGGGCTGCACCATCCGCCGCACGCAGGATTGACACGGCGGCAACAATTGGCGGGGCGTGCCGTTTTTTCGGTATGGTAGCCCGTTACGCCCTGTTGCCCGTGTGCCGGCTCCTTGCCGTGATGCTTGTGCTCGCCGTGCCGGCGGCCGTGCGGGCGCAGCCCGCCGGCGGCTGGCTGGTCCGGGGCGACTCGCTCCGGGACGCCGGGGCCTACGAGCTGGCCCGCAAGGCCTACGAGCGGGCCCGCGATGCCCGCTTCGTCGAGGCGACGCTCCGCCTCGGCACGCTCGCCCTCGACCTGGGCCGCTGGGGTGAGGCCGGCGACCGCTTCGACGAGGTGCTCGAACGCGACCCCGACCACCTGGCCGCCCACTACTACCGCGCCATCGCCCACCGCGAGGCCGGCCTCTTTCGCCCACCCTTCGGTCCGTTGCGCGAGGCGCTCGCATGGCGGAAGGCCGAAGCCCACTTCGAACACGTGCTTGCGCGCGACTCCGCGTTTCAGGACGTGCTCGTGCAGTACGCCCGGCTCGAAGCCTATCGGGGCAACCACGAAAGGGCGATCGGCCTCGGCTATGCCGGGCTTCGCCTCCGCCCCGAACTCCCCGAAGTCCACCTCGGGCTCGTCGTCCTCTACCGGCGCTTCCTTCGCGAAGACGAGGACACGGCGACGGCCTGGCTCGCCGCGCACGAGGACCCCTATGCCGCCTTCTTCCGGGCGGAGCGCCTGCGCCGGGCGGGAGACCTCGCCGCCGCGGCGGCGGCGTACCTCGATCTGCTCGGCCGGACCGGTCCGATGCCCCGCACGCTCGTGCTGCTGGCGCTGGCGCGCGTGGAGGCTGCCCGCGGCCACCCGGACCGCTGCGAGGCCTGGTACCTCCGCGCCGTCGACGGGATCGCCTCGCCCGTCGAGGCGGCCTTCGTCTTTGCTGACACCGGCTACATCCTCGCGCCGGACGAGTTGCGGGCCTACCGCCGGCTCGCCGACCCCGCCGCCCTCCGTGCCTTCTTCCGGCGCGTGTGGGCCCGGCGCGACCCGCTGCCCGCCGCCCCGGAGAACCCGCGCCTCGCCGAGCACTACCGCCGGCTCGTCTACGTCGAAGAACAGTTCGCCTACCACGGACGCCTGGCCTGGTGGAACGACCCCGACAAGGTCAACCGGCTCGCGTTCGCCGAGGTCTACCGCCTGCCCCGCGACTTCAACGACAAAGGGCTGATCTACCTGCGCCACGGCCCGCCGGACGACCGGGTCGCCACGCTCGAAGCCGAGACGCCGAACGAATCGTGGCGCTACGCGGCCACGGGCGACGAACCCCCGATGATTTTCCACTTCGCCACGCTCGGCGGAGCTGCCTGGCGGCTCGTGCCGGTGCTCCTCGGCGCTGAGGTCATGAACGACCGCCTCGACTGGGGCGCCCCCTTCATGCGCGGCTACCTGATCTACCAGGACGAGCCCCGGCGGCGCGAGCTCGACCTGCTCGGCTTCGAGCAGGAGATGCGCGCGCAGAGCCAGGCCGACGTCGACCGCGGCCTCACCACCGACCGGCACACCTGGGTGCCGCCCGTCGAGCGGCTCGACCTGCCCGCCGTGACGGCGGCGTTCCGCGACGGGGACGGCCGTACGCGCCTGGAGGTGCATTTTGCCTTCCCGGCAGCGACCCTGGCCCGGCACGCCCCCGCGCACGCGCGCCATGTGAACGTGGAGGCCGGCCTGAGCCTGCGCACGACGACCTTCGACGACGTCGCCACGGAGCGCGTCCGGCGGCGCGTGCCCCGCTCCGCCGATCCCACCGGCGGCGTCCTCGACGCTCTCGCCGTCACGGCTCCGCCGGACTCGTACCGCGTTGACCTCCACGTGCGCACGGAGGACGGGCGCGTCCTCGGCACCGCCCGCCTCGACCGCCGCCTGCCCGGCTTCTCCGGCCCGGGGCTCGCCGTGAGCGACCTGCTCCTGGCCCATGACATCGCACCGGTACCGCCCGGCGAGACGGGCACCCACCACGACCTGCGCGTAAAGGCCGCTCCCACGCTCCGTTTCCCGCGCCGCCGTCCCTTCTTCGTCTACTTCGAAATCTACCACCTCACCCCCGGCGACGACGGACGGGCGCGCTACACGCTCGAATACACGCTCACGCCCGAGCGGGGAAAGCGGCGGGCCAGGGCGTCGCTCACCCTCCGGGTCGACCATGAGGTGCCGGGGAGCACGGCCGTCGAGTACACCGAGATCGATGCCGGCCGGGTGGAGCCGGGGGCCTACGTGCTGGCCGTCACCGTCACCGACCGGCGGACGGATCGCTCCGCCACCTCCATACGGCGAATCGAGATCGAAAAATGAGCGGTCCCGCCGGGTTGGAGAGTTCGCGTTTCGTGGGATATGTTGTGCGCTGCGTGGGGAGCGCAACGGGATGAGCCGGATCGTTCGTACGGAGGACAACGTGTTGCTGTTTTATTGTACAGAGAAGGGCAGGCTGGACGTGCTTCGGGAGCGGGGCATCGAGGAGGAGGCGCGCCTGTGGACCACGCTTGACGCCGCCCGGCAGGCCTGCCGCGACGCGCTGGTCGTGGTCGACGCGACGCGGCTGGCGGAGGCGCCGGTTGAGGTGGGTGACGGTCAGGTGCGGGTGCCGCAGGTGCCGCCCGGAGCGCTGTGCAACGTTACGCCCTACCTGCCGCCGGAGCCGGTGACGGCCGCGGGCGGCTACGTGGTACGCGCCGGAACGCCCGAGCCTGCATTGCTGCTCATCTTCCGGCGCGGCGTCTGGGATCTCCCCAAGGGCAAGTGCGATCCCGGCGAGTGCCCCCCGGACTGCGCGTTGCGGGAGGTACGTGAAGAGGTCGGTGCCGGCGACCTGCGTATCGTCTGTCCGCTGGGCGTCACGCGGCACGGTTATCCCCGGGACGGGCGCTACGAGGTCAAGACGACGCACTGGTATCTGATGGAGACCGTCGCCACGGCGTTCACGCCGCAGGCCGAGGAAGACATCGAGGCGGTGGCCTGGGTGCCGTGGTCCGAGGCCCGGGCGCGGCTCGGCTTCGAGACGCTCCGCCGTCACGCCGCGACCGTCGAGCCGGTGGTTTTCGACCGGTTGATCCGGTGAGCGGCGCTCAGGGTTCCTCGACGGCCTCGACGAACAGGGCAAGCACCTCCCGGCCCAGGCGCAGGTCGGCCCCCGAGAGGTTGACCAGGGCCACCACCACGACGCTTGTCTCGGGCTGGATGAGCAGGATCGACGTGCCGCCGACGGAGCCGCCGCTGTGAGAGACGATGCGCCGTCCGACGTCGTCCGTGCCCAGGGCCCAGCCAAACCCGTAGCCGACCCCCTCGCCGGCCCTCGTCCGCTGTTCGGTGAACAGGAGCGCCCGGGCCTCCGTCGGGAGGAAGTCGCCGCTCAGGTGGGCGTTGGCGAAGCGGAGCAGGTCCTCGGTGGTCGAGAGGAAGCCGCCGCCGGCCCACTTATAGCTGTTGTCCACGAACGGCGCGTTGACGAGCCGCCCGGCCTCGTCCCGCACGTAGAAGCGGACGCGCTGCGCGATGAGGCTGTCCACATGGTCGGCGACGGTATGGCGCATGCCGAGCGGGTCGAAGACGCGCTCCTGCATGACGCGGAGGAAGTCCTGCCCGGCCGCCCCTTCGATGACGGCGCTGATCAGGTTCCAGCCGTAGCTCGTGTAGCTGTAGCGCGTGCCCGGCTCGAAGAGGAGCGTGTCGGCGGCGAAGATCGCCAGGCCGTCGGCCACCGTGGCGAAGTGCTCCCGCAGGAGGAACTCGTCGCCGCGGTAGTGGCGGATGCCGGCCAGGTGGCCGCCGAGCTGGCGCGTGGTGATCGGCCACCGCTTCTCGGGAAAGGCGGGGACGTAGCGCTGCACGGGCGCGTCCACGTCCAGCCGGCCCTCGGCGTAGAGCAGGGCCGCGGCCGCCGCCGTGAGCGGCTTCGAGATGGAGCCGATACGGAACTTCGTCGTGGGCCAGACCGGCACGCGCTGCTCCAGGTCGGCGTACCCGAAGCCCTCGGCCCAGACCGTCTGGCCGTCGACCGAGACGGCGATGGAGAGGCCGGGCCAGCCCTGTTCGAGGTAGTGCCGCCAGGCCAGCGCCCGGGCCTCGGCCACGACGCCCGCGTAGCGGGACGGGGCCGGCGCCGTCGCGGGCGGGGCGGGCACCGGCTGCGCCCCCGCCGTCACGGCGAGGGTCAGGAGCAGAAAGACGGGGAGGCGGAGGAAGAGCTTCATGGCGCGACGCGGTCTGAGGGCGTTTCGTTCAGGTCAGGAAAAAACGAATCCCGCGCGGCAACCACAATTGCCCCTTCCGGAGGGTGCCCGTCACAGCTGACCGGCCAGCTCGCGGAGGAGGGCCTCGCGTTCGGTTTCGGGCAGGTCGTCGGCCTCCACCTGGAGCGACTGCGGCGGCGCGTCAGGGGCGGGAGCGGTGGCCGGGTGCGGGGTGGGACGGCGGCGCGTGTAGTGCAGCGCCAGGGCCAGGCCGCCCGTGAAGGCGGCCGAGATCAGCAGGAGGCGGAAGAAGCGGGACATGGAGATGACCGTCTTGTGTGTCTGAGCCTGTCAGGTGCCTGTTGCGTTTCTTGCCACGGAGACACAAAGGCACGAAGGTGGTTTCGGGGGGCGGGGCCTCCAGGTTCTCTGGTGGCCGGATGGGGGGTCAACGCGGCGGGTACCGGCGGGTTCGCGCCGGGTCAGCGAGAATTTCGGCGAAAGCGGGGTAGCCGGTTTCGAGCGGAACCGGCTACCCGGCGCGATACGCGCAAGGTGGCCGGCGGGCGGCGGCCGGGCCTCCAGGAACCTGCCTTTTGCTACGTCGTAACCGGCCCCGTCCTTTCTCTTTTGAGGCATCATGCTCGTTATCCGCCGGACTCTTCGCGTTGCGGCCGCCGCGATGGCCGCGTTGCTGCTCGTCGGCGTCGCCGCGCCGCTGATCCGGCAGGCGTGTGCGCAGGCGCACCGGGCGGCCATGGAGGCTACGGCGGATCGCTCCCACGAGGCGCCGGCCCATGCGATGCCGGTTCCGCCCGCGGCGACGCACGACGGTGCCGTGCCTGCGTGCGTGCACGCCGATCAGGGTCCGGCGGCGATGCAGCCGTCCCTCCCGCCCTGCTGCTTCATGTCGATGGCGGGCGACGACCCCGGCACGGCCACGATGACGAAGTCCTCCGGGGTGCCGGTGCCTCCGGTTGTGCCCGGAGTTCTTGGGGTGCCGCCCGCACCGCCGCCGGCCGTCCCCTCGCTTCGCGCCAGCGGTGAGGATCCGCCCGCTCCGCCCTTCGCCCTGCACCTGTTGTACGCGGTCTTTTTGCGTTGAGACCCTTCCGGTTCGGCCCTCCGCACATCCCGGCCGAACCGTTGCACGCCGCCCTGCCTGACGCCGCACCCCGAGAGCGGGGGGTGTCGTTCGGTATGCCCGTTGGTTTGATTCCCGTCTCAACGCTGTCAGGCTATGCCTTTCCCTTTGTCTGGCCGGAGCCCGGTGCTCCTGCTTGCTTTGCTCTTTGCCGGGCCGGTGCATGTTCGGGCCCAGGTTCCGGACACCGTGCGGGTGCACGACCTGCCCACCCTGCTGGCCGTCGTCCGGGCCGAGAATCCGGCTTTGCGGGCGGCCCGCCTGCAGGCCGAAGCCCTCGGGACGCGCCGCGATCAGGTGGCCGCGCTGCCCGACCCGATGGTCATGTTCACGTACCAGCCGTTTCCCGTGCTGACGGCGCGGGGCACGCAGCGCACCCAGCTCCGCCTCGAGCAGTCGATCCCGTTTCCCGGCAAGCTGGGCCTGGGCGGCGAGGTTGCGGGCCTGGGGGCCGAGGTCGCCGGCTACGAGGCCGACGCCCTGGCCCAGGACCTTGCCTTCCAGGTCAAGGAGGCCTATTACGAGCTGTACCGTCTCCAGCGGCAGGAGGCGCTCCTCCGCGCCTTCCAGGACCGCCTGCGCGACTATGAGGCGGTGGCCGCCACCCGCTATGCCGTCGGCGAGGGGATGCAACAGGCCATCCTCAAGGCCCAGCTCGAACGCAACACCCTCGACCAGCGGCTGCTCGACCTGGCACGGCAGCGCCGCACGGCCCTCGAAGCCCTGAGCCGCCTGCTCGACCGGCCCGTCGCGCTCGACACGCTGCCGGCCCTGTCCCTGCCCGCTCTTCCTTCGCTGCCCGACGAAACCCTCGTGCAGGTGGCCCGTCGCGCTCGTCCCGAGGCCGCCGCCCTCGATGCCGACCTGGAGCGGGCCCGCGCCGAGATCGCCCTGGCTCGCCGCGACTTCCTCCCCGACTTCGGCCTCAGCCTCACCTACTTCGACATCGCCGCCGCCGACATGCCGCCCACGGCCACGGGGCGCGACGCGCTGGCCCTCGGCGTCTCGGTGAAGGTGCCGCTCCAGCGGGGACGCCTCCGCGCCCGTCTCGAAGAGGCCCGCCTGCGGCAGCACCGGGTCGAGGCCCGCCGCGAAGCGCTGGAGGCCTCCTTCCGCACCACCATCGCGGACCTGCGCAGCCGCCTCGAACGCGAGCGCGACCAGCTCGACCTCTACCGCGACGTCCTCCTCCCCCAGGCCGAAGCCACCCTGGAAGCCACCCTCAGCGCCTACACCACCGGCCGCACCGGCTTCCTCGACCTGCTCGACGCCGAACGCGTGCTGTTCACGCTGCAGACGGGCTACGAGGACGCTTACGCCCGCTACCTCCAGGCCGCCGCCGCCCTCGAACGCGCCCTCGGCCTGGATCGCCTCGCCGACCTCGATGAATCGCTCTTCCGATGAACGTCATGAAAAAGCTGATGCTCTTCACCGCGCTGCTGATCCTGACGGCCGGCGGCTTTCTGCTGGGCCGCCTGACCCACCCGGGCACCGGCCACGAAGCCCCGCCGGCAGCACCGGACACCTCGGCCGGACCGGCGGCAGCGGAGCGCAAGATCCTCTACTGGCGTGCGCCCATGGATCCGAACGAGATCTACGACCGGCCCGGCAAGTCCAAAATGGGCATGGACCTCATCCCCGTCTACGAAGACGAGGTGGCGGGGGAGGGTACGGTCACCATCGACCCGGTAACGATGCAGAACATCGGGGTGCGCACCGCGCGCGTCGAGGTGACGGCGCTGCGGCGGGCGATCCGCACGACGGGCCGCTTCGTCATGGATGAGCAGGGGGCGCATACCGTCTCGCTCAAGGTGGGCGGCTGGGTCGAGAAGCTGTATGTGGACTTCAACGGCGCCGTCGTCCGGGCGGGCCAGCCCCTGCTCGAGCTCTACAGCCCGGACCTGGTGACGACGCAGGAGGAATACCTCCTCGCTTTTCGGAATGCGCGGCAGGCCGCCGGGAGCAGCCGGCCCGGGGTGCAGGCCGATGCCCGCCGCGTCCTCGAAGCCGCCCGTCGTCGCCTCGCCTACTGGGACCTGAGCGAGGAGCAGATCCGCCGCCTCGAGACGACCGGTATCCCGCAGCGGACGATCACCTTCTTCACCCCTGCCGCCGGCGAGGTCATGAACAAGCAGGTGGTCGAAGGGCAGTACGTCGCGCCCGGGCAGCCGCTCATGGACATCGTCGACATCAGCAGGATCTGGCTCATCGTCGACGTCTACGAGCAGGACCTGGCCTGGGTGAGGCCGGGCACGCCTGCGCAGGTCGCGCTGCCGTATGCGCCGGGCGTGACCTACACGGCCCGGGTCGATCACATCTACCACATGCTCGACGGGGAGACGCGGGCGGCGCGGGCCCGCATCGTGCTGCCCGGCGGGCATCACGCGCCGCTCAAGCCCGGCATGTACGCCACCGTCACCCTGGAGGGGGCGCCGACGGCCCCGTCGCCGGTGGTGCCGGAGGAAGCGGTGCTCCAGACCGGGGAGCAGGCTTTCGTCGTCCTGGCCCTGGGCGGGGGGCGCTTCCGCCCCGTCGAGGTGCGGGTGGGGCTCCGGGCCGGCGGGCAGGTGCAGATCCTCGACGGCCTGCAGGGCGGGGAGGAGGTGGTCATCCGTGCCCAGTTCCTCATCGACTCCGAGGCCCGGCTCAGGAGCGCCCTCGGTGCGCTGGCCGGGCATCACAACCATGGGGCGGCCCCGGCCGAGTCCGGTCATGCCGGTCACGCCCCGGCGGCCGGCATGCAGGCGGAGGGCGGCGTGCAGGTGGTGCGCGTCACCGTGGGTGCCGCCGGCTTCGAGCCGCAGCGCATCACCCTGCAGGCGGGCCGGCCCGCACGGCTCGTCTTCGTGCGGACCACCGACGGCACGTGCGCCACGCAGGTCGTCCTCCCGGGCCTCGGCCTCGGGCCGGTCGATCTGCCGCTTCACCGGGAGGCCGCCCTCGACTTCACGCCGTCGGAGGCGGGGACGTTCACCTTCGCCTGCGGGATGGAGATGCTCAAGGGCACCCTCGTCGTCACCCGCTGATTCAACCCGTTGCAGAGAACCATGCTGGCACGTCTCATCGCGTGGAGCGCCGAGAACCGGCTGCTCGTCCTCCTGACGACCCTGCTCGTGGCCGGTCTCGGCGTATGGGCCACGCTGAACACCCCCGTCGACGCCCTCCCGGACCTGTCCGACGTGCAGGTGATCATCAAGACCGAATACCCCGGTCAGAGCCCGCAGATCGTCGAGGAGCAGGTGACCTACCCGCTGGCCACGGCCATGCTCGCCGTTCCCTTCGCCCGCACGGTGCGGGGCTACTCCATGTTCGGGACCTCGTTCGTCTACGTCATCTTCGAGGACGGCACCGACATGTACTGGGCCCGCAGCCGGGTGCTGGAGTACCTGAGCACGGTGACCGGGCAGTTGCCCGAGGGCGTGCGGCCGGCGCTCGGCCCGGATGCCACCGGCGTCGGCTGGGTCTACCAGTACGCCCTGGTCGACACGACGGGGCGGACCGACCTGGCCGAGTTGCGCTCGCTCCAGGATTTCTTCCTCAAATACGAGTTGCAATCGCTCGAAGGGGTCGCCGAAGTGGCCACGGTGGGGGGCTTTGTGAAGCAGTATCAGGTGGTCGTAGACCCGCAGAAGCTGGCCGCCTACGGGATTCCGCTCGCGCACGTGAGGCAGCAGCTCC
This window contains:
- a CDS encoding GWxTD domain-containing protein; the protein is MVARYALLPVCRLLAVMLVLAVPAAVRAQPAGGWLVRGDSLRDAGAYELARKAYERARDARFVEATLRLGTLALDLGRWGEAGDRFDEVLERDPDHLAAHYYRAIAHREAGLFRPPFGPLREALAWRKAEAHFEHVLARDSAFQDVLVQYARLEAYRGNHERAIGLGYAGLRLRPELPEVHLGLVVLYRRFLREDEDTATAWLAAHEDPYAAFFRAERLRRAGDLAAAAAAYLDLLGRTGPMPRTLVLLALARVEAARGHPDRCEAWYLRAVDGIASPVEAAFVFADTGYILAPDELRAYRRLADPAALRAFFRRVWARRDPLPAAPENPRLAEHYRRLVYVEEQFAYHGRLAWWNDPDKVNRLAFAEVYRLPRDFNDKGLIYLRHGPPDDRVATLEAETPNESWRYAATGDEPPMIFHFATLGGAAWRLVPVLLGAEVMNDRLDWGAPFMRGYLIYQDEPRRRELDLLGFEQEMRAQSQADVDRGLTTDRHTWVPPVERLDLPAVTAAFRDGDGRTRLEVHFAFPAATLARHAPAHARHVNVEAGLSLRTTTFDDVATERVRRRVPRSADPTGGVLDALAVTAPPDSYRVDLHVRTEDGRVLGTARLDRRLPGFSGPGLAVSDLLLAHDIAPVPPGETGTHHDLRVKAAPTLRFPRRRPFFVYFEIYHLTPGDDGRARYTLEYTLTPERGKRRARASLTLRVDHEVPGSTAVEYTEIDAGRVEPGAYVLAVTVTDRRTDRSATSIRRIEIEK
- a CDS encoding NUDIX hydrolase, which produces MSRIVRTEDNVLLFYCTEKGRLDVLRERGIEEEARLWTTLDAARQACRDALVVVDATRLAEAPVEVGDGQVRVPQVPPGALCNVTPYLPPEPVTAAGGYVVRAGTPEPALLLIFRRGVWDLPKGKCDPGECPPDCALREVREEVGAGDLRIVCPLGVTRHGYPRDGRYEVKTTHWYLMETVATAFTPQAEEDIEAVAWVPWSEARARLGFETLRRHAATVEPVVFDRLIR
- a CDS encoding serine hydrolase domain-containing protein, whose amino-acid sequence is MKLFLRLPVFLLLTLAVTAGAQPVPAPPATAPAPSRYAGVVAEARALAWRHYLEQGWPGLSIAVSVDGQTVWAEGFGYADLEQRVPVWPTTKFRIGSISKPLTAAAAALLYAEGRLDVDAPVQRYVPAFPEKRWPITTRQLGGHLAGIRHYRGDEFLLREHFATVADGLAIFAADTLLFEPGTRYSYTSYGWNLISAVIEGAAGQDFLRVMQERVFDPLGMRHTVADHVDSLIAQRVRFYVRDEAGRLVNAPFVDNSYKWAGGGFLSTTEDLLRFANAHLSGDFLPTEARALLFTEQRTRAGEGVGYGFGWALGTDDVGRRIVSHSGGSVGGTSILLIQPETSVVVVALVNLSGADLRLGREVLALFVEAVEEP
- a CDS encoding TolC family protein, whose protein sequence is MLLLALLFAGPVHVRAQVPDTVRVHDLPTLLAVVRAENPALRAARLQAEALGTRRDQVAALPDPMVMFTYQPFPVLTARGTQRTQLRLEQSIPFPGKLGLGGEVAGLGAEVAGYEADALAQDLAFQVKEAYYELYRLQRQEALLRAFQDRLRDYEAVAATRYAVGEGMQQAILKAQLERNTLDQRLLDLARQRRTALEALSRLLDRPVALDTLPALSLPALPSLPDETLVQVARRARPEAAALDADLERARAEIALARRDFLPDFGLSLTYFDIAAADMPPTATGRDALALGVSVKVPLQRGRLRARLEEARLRQHRVEARREALEASFRTTIADLRSRLERERDQLDLYRDVLLPQAEATLEATLSAYTTGRTGFLDLLDAERVLFTLQTGYEDAYARYLQAAAALERALGLDRLADLDESLFR
- a CDS encoding efflux RND transporter periplasmic adaptor subunit, which translates into the protein MKKLMLFTALLILTAGGFLLGRLTHPGTGHEAPPAAPDTSAGPAAAERKILYWRAPMDPNEIYDRPGKSKMGMDLIPVYEDEVAGEGTVTIDPVTMQNIGVRTARVEVTALRRAIRTTGRFVMDEQGAHTVSLKVGGWVEKLYVDFNGAVVRAGQPLLELYSPDLVTTQEEYLLAFRNARQAAGSSRPGVQADARRVLEAARRRLAYWDLSEEQIRRLETTGIPQRTITFFTPAAGEVMNKQVVEGQYVAPGQPLMDIVDISRIWLIVDVYEQDLAWVRPGTPAQVALPYAPGVTYTARVDHIYHMLDGETRAARARIVLPGGHHAPLKPGMYATVTLEGAPTAPSPVVPEEAVLQTGEQAFVVLALGGGRFRPVEVRVGLRAGGQVQILDGLQGGEEVVIRAQFLIDSEARLRSALGALAGHHNHGAAPAESGHAGHAPAAGMQAEGGVQVVRVTVGAAGFEPQRITLQAGRPARLVFVRTTDGTCATQVVLPGLGLGPVDLPLHREAALDFTPSEAGTFTFACGMEMLKGTLVVTR